A genomic segment from Tuwongella immobilis encodes:
- a CDS encoding HPF/RaiA family ribosome-associated protein encodes MKVSIRHGNLNEEHKRKVQEKAEHLLHYFDRLTMIEVIIDFQNHTCAVEVKVGAEHKHDFVSHHTDEQLDVAVDAAVKKLEAQIHRYKEKIQDHRRDPSTGEGPRS; translated from the coding sequence GTGAAAGTCTCGATCCGACATGGGAATCTGAACGAAGAACACAAACGCAAAGTTCAGGAAAAAGCGGAACACCTCCTGCATTACTTCGATCGGCTGACGATGATTGAGGTGATTATCGACTTCCAGAACCACACCTGTGCGGTTGAAGTCAAGGTGGGCGCGGAACACAAACACGACTTCGTTTCGCACCATACCGATGAGCAGTTGGATGTGGCGGTGGATGCGGCGGTGAAGAAGCTCGAAGCCCAAATCCATCGGTATAAAGAGAAAATTCAGGATCATCGCCGCGATCCCTCGACGGGCGAAGGACCTCGCTCCTAG
- a CDS encoding TIGR03936 family radical SAM-associated protein yields MDRAKVRIRFRKSGDLRLVSHLDLMRCFERMLRRAGIPFRSTEGFHPQPRMVFALSLPLGIVGLREVVEVELTEPVEPELIEAKLVATAPPGIEILSVHSIPGNRTGQVRQVRYRLPLAATRVPIGLADRITELLSRAQIWVQRVRPQRKLFNIRPFVHSVWLESNAVGMDLWVTGSGTAKAEELLAFLHLRDELSAGAVLERVDVEIFDEVDAPTQAATPDPEMLRQLASEGASSATAEIDLEREPLAPVSVSPDMEWGASPNGPVVQ; encoded by the coding sequence ATGGATCGAGCAAAAGTCCGAATTCGATTTCGCAAATCGGGTGATCTGCGCTTAGTCAGTCACTTGGATCTGATGCGTTGCTTTGAACGAATGCTGCGTCGAGCAGGAATTCCGTTCCGATCAACCGAAGGTTTCCATCCGCAACCCCGGATGGTCTTTGCGTTGTCATTGCCCTTGGGAATCGTCGGGTTGCGGGAAGTGGTCGAGGTGGAACTCACCGAACCCGTCGAACCGGAACTCATCGAAGCCAAACTCGTCGCGACCGCACCTCCCGGAATTGAAATCCTGTCGGTTCACTCGATTCCGGGCAATCGCACCGGGCAAGTCCGCCAAGTGCGCTATCGCTTACCGCTAGCTGCGACACGTGTACCGATTGGGCTGGCGGATCGGATCACCGAACTGCTCAGTCGCGCTCAGATCTGGGTGCAACGAGTCCGCCCACAGCGCAAGCTATTCAATATTCGCCCATTTGTGCATTCGGTTTGGTTGGAATCGAATGCCGTGGGGATGGATCTTTGGGTCACCGGCAGTGGCACCGCGAAAGCGGAAGAACTGTTGGCGTTTCTGCATTTGCGAGATGAACTCTCCGCAGGTGCTGTTTTAGAACGGGTCGATGTCGAGATCTTCGACGAAGTCGATGCCCCGACCCAGGCAGCGACCCCCGACCCCGAAATGCTTCGGCAGTTGGCCAGTGAGGGAGCCTCCAGTGCAACCGCCGAAATTGACTTGGAACGCGAACCTCTCGCTCCGGTTTCGGTTTCCCCCGATATGGAATGGGGCGCTTCCCCGAATGGACCGGTGGTGCAATGA
- a CDS encoding metal-dependent transcriptional regulator: protein MLPIQPSEAVQDYLKTIHRLGGDDRLVSPVDIVNCLKVRAPSVTGMLKRLAEAGWIRYEPGKGAQLTEIGLTEARRVIRRHRLVELFLTRVLGLDWSEVDAEAELLEHAISPRLEQALADYLGEPEEDPHGHPIPSSAGEMRQRTLRRLSEFRSGEAVIIREAQDDNPDRLRRWHKLGLIPGTIVQILNYEPLDDLFELQVAEQVIRVGSEGLFGLRGEISDPA, encoded by the coding sequence ATGCTGCCCATCCAACCCAGCGAAGCCGTACAGGATTATCTGAAGACCATTCATCGATTGGGTGGGGATGACCGTCTCGTCTCCCCGGTTGATATTGTGAATTGTTTGAAGGTGCGAGCACCGTCGGTGACGGGGATGCTCAAACGACTCGCCGAAGCGGGGTGGATTCGCTACGAGCCGGGCAAAGGGGCCCAACTCACGGAGATTGGTTTGACCGAAGCCCGACGGGTGATTCGTCGGCATCGCTTGGTCGAGCTGTTTCTGACGCGTGTTCTCGGATTGGATTGGTCGGAAGTCGATGCCGAAGCGGAACTTCTGGAGCATGCCATCTCGCCGCGATTGGAACAAGCGTTGGCGGATTATCTGGGCGAACCCGAAGAAGATCCGCATGGGCACCCGATTCCATCATCGGCGGGCGAGATGCGGCAACGGACGTTGCGGCGACTATCGGAGTTTCGCAGCGGTGAAGCGGTCATCATCCGTGAGGCCCAAGATGACAACCCCGATCGCCTCCGCCGTTGGCACAAACTCGGGTTAATCCCCGGGACGATCGTGCAAATTTTGAATTATGAGCCTCTCGATGATTTGTTCGAACTGCAAGTCGCCGAACAGGTGATTCGTGTTGGAAGTGAAGGGCTTTTCGGCCTGAGAGGTGAAATTTCAGATCCGGCATGA
- a CDS encoding PTS sugar transporter subunit IIA has translation MRMSSFVVREAIVPALHATTKEGVIREMVQSLHAAGYFREGELEEIIRAVLRREGLGSTGIGRAIAIPHSKHVSVDRLVGTLAISQSGVPFDSIDGEPVFVFVLLVSPPDRPGEHLRALENVVRSMRDDRFVADLRQAGTKDAIWQLLDAATASLERA, from the coding sequence ATGCGGATGTCTAGTTTTGTGGTTCGGGAAGCCATTGTTCCCGCCTTGCATGCCACGACCAAGGAAGGCGTGATTCGCGAGATGGTCCAATCCCTTCATGCTGCAGGGTACTTTCGGGAAGGGGAGTTGGAAGAAATCATTCGTGCCGTGTTGCGTCGAGAAGGGCTAGGCTCGACGGGCATTGGACGAGCCATCGCCATTCCCCACTCCAAACATGTGAGTGTGGATCGATTGGTGGGGACCCTGGCCATCTCTCAGTCCGGCGTCCCCTTCGATAGCATTGATGGCGAGCCGGTCTTTGTGTTTGTGCTCCTGGTTTCGCCGCCCGATCGGCCCGGTGAGCATTTGCGAGCGCTGGAAAATGTGGTTCGATCCATGCGCGATGATCGATTTGTCGCCGATCTGCGTCAAGCGGGCACCAAAGATGCCATCTGGCAGCTTCTGGACGCTGCGACAGCGAGCCTGGAACGTGCCTGA
- a CDS encoding HPr family phosphocarrier protein, which yields MASIPNASIRMGEMGGLGGMVLDTPTISRIGYRERVVMNDNPFSASMFGSPSEFPHSDGSTGSPSFRQAVRVGNPQGLHMRPAAAFAQMARQFEASVTVWRHDRSVNGKSWLDLLLLTAEPGDELIVEVSGSDAAVALPALAELLASEGAMEDLPSTLDSSEST from the coding sequence ATGGCATCGATTCCGAATGCTTCGATCCGTATGGGTGAAATGGGCGGTTTGGGTGGGATGGTGTTGGACACTCCAACCATCTCCAGGATTGGGTATCGTGAGAGAGTGGTTATGAATGACAATCCGTTCTCCGCGTCCATGTTTGGTTCTCCCTCGGAGTTCCCCCATTCCGATGGTTCAACGGGTTCACCCTCCTTCCGTCAGGCCGTTCGAGTTGGGAATCCGCAAGGGTTGCACATGCGACCAGCCGCTGCATTTGCCCAGATGGCTCGGCAATTTGAAGCGAGTGTGACTGTTTGGCGCCACGATCGCTCGGTGAACGGAAAAAGTTGGCTCGATCTGCTGTTGTTGACCGCCGAGCCAGGCGATGAATTGATTGTTGAAGTTTCCGGAAGCGATGCTGCTGTCGCGCTTCCTGCATTGGCAGAATTATTAGCTTCCGAAGGAGCGATGGAGGATCTTCCCTCCACACTGGATTCGTCGGAATCCACTTAA
- the hisF gene encoding imidazole glycerol phosphate synthase subunit HisF produces MLTKRIIPCLDIHQGRVVKGIHFLQLRDAGDPVEVARRYEADGADELVLLDISASHEGRAILLETVRRVAEEVFMPFTVGGGIRTLDDATQLIQAGAEKVSINSAAVKNPQLIREISQKFGRCATVVNIDPRRVMRDGREVWEVHINGGRTPTGLEAVEWAQQVEELGAGEIVLTSMDADGTKAGYDLPMTQAVSRAVSIPVVASGGAGKPEHLAEVFAVGADAALAASIFHYDEYSIPVTKAYLAAQGVPIRKIDGMFVGRLI; encoded by the coding sequence ATGTTGACCAAACGCATTATTCCGTGCTTGGATATTCACCAAGGTCGGGTTGTTAAAGGAATTCACTTCCTGCAGTTGCGTGATGCGGGTGACCCTGTGGAGGTCGCACGCCGTTACGAGGCCGACGGTGCAGATGAGTTGGTGTTGCTGGACATCAGTGCCAGCCACGAAGGTCGGGCGATTCTGCTGGAGACGGTTCGGCGAGTGGCCGAAGAGGTCTTCATGCCGTTTACAGTCGGCGGTGGCATTCGCACACTCGACGATGCGACTCAGTTGATTCAAGCTGGCGCCGAGAAGGTTAGCATCAACTCGGCCGCGGTGAAGAATCCACAACTGATTCGGGAAATCTCTCAAAAATTTGGTCGATGCGCGACCGTGGTGAATATCGATCCACGGCGGGTCATGCGCGATGGCCGCGAGGTTTGGGAAGTTCATATCAACGGTGGCCGGACTCCAACCGGCCTGGAAGCGGTCGAATGGGCCCAACAGGTCGAAGAGTTGGGTGCCGGTGAGATTGTCCTGACTTCGATGGATGCCGATGGCACCAAAGCGGGTTACGATCTGCCGATGACCCAAGCCGTGAGCCGAGCGGTATCGATTCCTGTGGTCGCCAGTGGCGGAGCCGGCAAGCCCGAGCATCTGGCCGAAGTGTTTGCCGTGGGTGCCGATGCCGCACTTGCGGCGAGTATCTTTCATTATGACGAATACAGCATTCCGGTGACGAAGGCGTACCTGGCTGCTCAAGGTGTCCCGATTCGCAAAATCGATGGGATGTTCGTAGGGAGGCTCATCTGA
- the ptsP gene encoding phosphoenolpyruvate--protein phosphotransferase, translating to MEIKRGIAVSPGIAIGPALVLDTEGVRIPHRQIPAANVGDEIQRLHEAIAHAAHETRQSQLALTAKLGSQYGAIFAAHSMLFDDPSLLRELDEAIRAQLFSAEYAVSKVIRRYARALESLGADHYLSSRTADLFDVERRILDRLLGNRRESLDALREPVIVLAGDLMPSETAALDPNKVFAFATESGGRTSHTAIMAGALEIPAVVGLGKFLTNVSGGDLVIVDGDSGLVLIDPDAETLERYQALQVRHQRQVSLLSNQRSLTATTLDGTRITLMANIEFPQEAEHCIQRGSDGVGLYRTEFLYVGKSTDPTESDHFDAYMTVLRILGPEQPVTIRTLDLGADKFSNLPWAPPAEKNPFLGLRSVRLCLRNLTLFKTQMRAILRASAFGNVRILFPMVSTLLELRQCKMILSEVKEDLEEEGIAFQRNIPVGTMIEVPSAALIANNLAREVDFFSLGTNDLVQYTLAADRNNEHVASLNNPADPAVLRLLKMVIDSARNAKIQANVCGEMSGDPLYTQLLLGLGYRQLSVTPHNIPEIKKLIRSVTLSDAEQVAQDALQLETARDVTNYLREQMRKILPDQLEA from the coding sequence ATGGAAATCAAACGCGGTATTGCCGTTTCCCCCGGAATCGCCATTGGGCCAGCGTTGGTGCTGGATACCGAAGGGGTGCGGATTCCGCATCGGCAAATTCCTGCCGCGAACGTCGGCGACGAAATCCAACGTCTCCACGAAGCCATCGCTCACGCCGCTCACGAAACGCGTCAATCGCAACTTGCACTGACGGCCAAACTCGGCTCGCAGTATGGTGCGATTTTTGCCGCGCACTCCATGCTGTTCGATGACCCAAGTCTGCTACGCGAACTCGATGAGGCCATTCGGGCCCAACTATTCTCCGCCGAGTATGCGGTCTCCAAGGTAATTCGACGGTATGCGCGTGCGCTCGAAAGTTTGGGCGCGGATCATTATCTATCCAGTCGGACTGCCGATCTATTCGATGTCGAGCGTCGAATCCTCGATCGTTTGCTGGGGAATCGTCGCGAATCGTTGGATGCCTTGCGGGAACCCGTGATCGTTCTGGCTGGCGATCTGATGCCGAGCGAAACCGCGGCGTTGGATCCCAATAAGGTGTTTGCCTTTGCGACGGAGAGTGGCGGTCGAACCAGTCACACGGCAATTATGGCCGGTGCGCTGGAAATCCCGGCCGTGGTGGGACTTGGGAAATTCCTCACCAATGTCTCAGGCGGCGATCTGGTCATCGTCGATGGCGACTCTGGATTGGTGCTAATTGATCCCGATGCCGAAACATTAGAGCGCTATCAAGCGTTGCAAGTTCGCCACCAGCGGCAAGTGAGCCTGTTGTCCAATCAGCGGTCGCTCACCGCGACGACACTGGATGGGACGCGCATCACGTTGATGGCGAATATCGAATTTCCCCAGGAAGCCGAGCATTGCATTCAACGTGGCTCGGACGGGGTGGGGCTGTATCGCACCGAGTTTCTGTACGTTGGGAAATCGACCGATCCAACGGAAAGCGATCATTTCGATGCGTATATGACCGTGCTGCGGATTCTCGGACCCGAACAGCCCGTCACGATTCGCACATTGGATCTCGGGGCCGATAAGTTCTCGAATCTTCCTTGGGCACCACCTGCGGAGAAAAATCCGTTTTTGGGGCTGCGCTCGGTTCGACTCTGCTTGCGGAATTTGACGCTGTTCAAAACGCAGATGCGTGCGATTCTCCGCGCCTCAGCCTTTGGCAATGTTCGCATCCTGTTTCCAATGGTGAGTACACTATTGGAATTGCGACAATGCAAAATGATTCTCTCGGAAGTGAAAGAGGATCTGGAAGAAGAAGGAATCGCGTTTCAGCGAAATATTCCCGTTGGTACGATGATTGAAGTCCCATCCGCCGCATTAATTGCAAATAATTTGGCTCGGGAGGTTGATTTCTTTTCACTTGGGACCAACGATCTGGTTCAATACACCCTAGCAGCAGACCGCAACAACGAGCATGTCGCTTCGCTGAACAATCCAGCGGATCCCGCTGTGCTTCGGTTGCTCAAAATGGTGATCGATTCCGCACGAAATGCCAAAATTCAGGCAAACGTCTGCGGAGAGATGAGTGGAGATCCACTTTACACCCAATTGCTGCTGGGGTTGGGGTACCGACAGCTTTCGGTGACACCCCACAATATTCCGGAAATTAAGAAATTGATTCGCTCGGTGACTTTGTCTGACGCTGAGCAGGTAGCACAGGACGCATTACAACTGGAGACTGCACGCGACGTTACCAACTATTTGCGTGAACAAATGCGGAAGATTCTTCCCGATCAGCTCGAAGCTTAA
- a CDS encoding Rne/Rng family ribonuclease, translating into MRGGRPGTGRPRPLIQDIFKRGQEVIVQVIKEPLGTKGPTLSTYVSIAGRYLVLMPGLNRIGVSRKIQDDHIRTRLRDMLQDMRPPRGLGFIIRTAGMDRNDPDWEADLDRYRTELQADFTYLLRLWQVVAERIRRNPGPCEIHRETDMITRTIRDIFSSDIDSIWVDEPNAYKQAAEFLQLVMPRYTNRIRYYESTEPIFHRYRIEDEISRIQQKTVPLPMGGSIVIEQTEALVAIDVNSGSFRGESNAEESAYQMNLQAAKEIARQLRLRDLGGVIVNDFIDMREERHRRNVEKALRDAVRRDRARTKVLRISAFGIIEMTRQRIRPSLKRSVYRECSHCKGSGSVKTSESVSIEAMRLLQLASHRAGISNIQLRVHSDVAHYLQNRKRRELLRLEELGKMQISVVADPHVPPETMDFTCLDAQNSEVKFLHNDPPQRQLPYQRRGNSHHSEQRNRHQHSRDRD; encoded by the coding sequence ATGCGTGGTGGTCGTCCGGGAACTGGTCGGCCTCGCCCGTTGATTCAAGACATCTTCAAACGTGGCCAAGAGGTCATCGTTCAAGTCATCAAGGAACCGCTGGGCACCAAAGGCCCAACGCTGTCCACCTATGTGAGCATCGCCGGTCGATACTTGGTGCTGATGCCGGGTCTGAATCGCATCGGAGTGTCGCGGAAGATCCAAGACGATCATATCCGCACGCGACTGCGAGACATGCTGCAAGACATGCGGCCGCCGCGTGGTTTGGGCTTCATCATTCGGACCGCCGGAATGGACCGCAATGACCCGGATTGGGAAGCGGATCTGGACCGCTACCGCACCGAATTGCAAGCGGACTTCACCTATCTGCTGCGGTTATGGCAGGTGGTGGCGGAGCGGATTCGACGCAATCCTGGACCGTGTGAAATCCATCGGGAAACCGATATGATCACTCGGACGATTCGGGATATCTTCTCGTCCGATATCGATTCCATCTGGGTCGATGAGCCGAATGCTTACAAGCAAGCGGCCGAGTTTCTCCAGTTGGTCATGCCGCGTTACACCAACCGGATTCGCTACTACGAATCGACGGAACCGATCTTCCATCGCTATCGGATTGAAGATGAGATTAGTCGCATTCAACAGAAGACGGTGCCGCTGCCGATGGGTGGCTCGATTGTGATCGAGCAAACCGAAGCGTTGGTGGCGATCGACGTGAATAGCGGTAGTTTCCGCGGTGAATCGAATGCCGAAGAATCGGCGTATCAGATGAATTTGCAGGCGGCGAAGGAAATCGCCCGACAATTGCGGTTACGCGATTTGGGCGGTGTGATCGTCAACGACTTCATCGATATGCGGGAAGAACGCCATCGCCGCAATGTCGAAAAGGCGCTGCGAGATGCCGTGCGACGCGATCGCGCTCGGACGAAGGTGCTGCGTATCTCGGCGTTTGGCATCATCGAGATGACGCGGCAACGGATTCGCCCATCACTCAAGCGAAGCGTCTATCGAGAATGCTCGCATTGTAAGGGAAGCGGCTCAGTGAAGACCAGCGAGAGCGTGAGCATCGAAGCCATGCGATTGCTCCAACTGGCGTCTCATCGGGCGGGAATCAGCAACATTCAGTTGCGAGTCCACAGCGATGTCGCCCACTACCTGCAAAACCGCAAGCGGCGGGAACTGCTGCGATTGGAAGAGTTGGGCAAGATGCAGATTTCGGTGGTTGCCGATCCGCATGTGCCGCCCGAAACGATGGATTTCACCTGTCTGGATGCCCAGAATTCCGAAGTGAAATTCCTGCACAACGATCCGCCGCAACGCCAGTTGCCGTATCAACGTCGTGGGAACTCGCATCATTCCGAACAGCGAAATCGTCACCAGCATTCGCGCGATCGAGATTGA
- a CDS encoding type IV pilus twitching motility protein PilT: MSSTAEAHGHASTDLPLPSAEPALKATPGREPEVNKLFRAVMTHQGSDLHLKAGLPGMMRLRGSIQRMNMPPLSNEQLERLLYPILSPTQRDILDKKGGVDMAYVIGNDECRFRVNLFKQRGKLALVARRVNTSIPTFEGLGLPESIEKLCHYEQGMVILAGVTGSGKSTTIASMLDYINAREALHILTIEDPIEFMFTDKMSVVNQREVGLDVSDWHTALKHAVRQDPDIILVGEMRDRDTFEAGIHAAETGHVVFGTIHASSAASTISRILDLFPPDMHRAVRQSMAFNLKAVVAQKLVPSIKPGSSRLPTNEIMIVNPTIRELIIKEEDKKLPDAIRIGFLEGMLDFTESLRRLVEWNHVTKEVALEFAPNPEQLKMAIKGIKVAAPGIL, translated from the coding sequence ATGTCGTCGACCGCCGAAGCTCATGGCCATGCTTCAACCGATCTTCCATTGCCGTCTGCGGAACCCGCGCTCAAAGCGACTCCGGGACGCGAACCGGAAGTCAACAAATTGTTCCGTGCGGTGATGACGCATCAAGGCTCCGACTTGCACCTGAAAGCAGGTCTGCCGGGGATGATGCGGCTTCGGGGCAGCATTCAGCGGATGAACATGCCTCCGCTTTCCAACGAACAGTTGGAACGCCTGCTGTATCCGATTCTGTCTCCCACCCAGCGCGATATTCTCGACAAAAAGGGCGGGGTGGACATGGCGTATGTGATCGGCAACGACGAATGCCGATTCCGCGTCAACCTGTTCAAACAACGGGGTAAGTTGGCACTGGTGGCCCGGCGTGTGAATACGTCGATTCCGACCTTTGAAGGGTTGGGTCTTCCCGAATCGATCGAAAAGCTCTGCCACTACGAACAAGGCATGGTGATTCTGGCGGGGGTGACCGGGTCGGGGAAATCGACGACGATCGCCTCGATGCTCGATTATATCAACGCTCGCGAAGCATTGCATATTCTGACGATCGAAGATCCCATCGAGTTCATGTTTACCGACAAAATGTCGGTGGTGAACCAACGGGAAGTCGGCCTCGACGTGTCGGATTGGCATACCGCGCTGAAGCATGCGGTGCGGCAAGACCCCGACATCATCCTGGTCGGCGAAATGCGTGACCGCGATACCTTCGAGGCAGGGATTCACGCGGCAGAAACCGGGCACGTCGTGTTCGGCACCATCCACGCTTCGTCAGCAGCCTCCACGATTAGCCGTATTTTGGACTTGTTCCCACCCGACATGCACCGCGCGGTTCGCCAATCGATGGCGTTCAACCTCAAGGCGGTCGTCGCTCAGAAACTCGTTCCATCGATCAAGCCGGGAAGTTCGCGTCTTCCGACCAATGAAATTATGATCGTGAACCCGACGATTCGGGAACTGATCATTAAGGAAGAAGACAAGAAGCTGCCCGACGCGATTCGCATCGGTTTCTTGGAAGGGATGCTCGACTTCACCGAAAGTCTGCGACGTCTCGTGGAATGGAATCACGTCACCAAGGAAGTGGCGTTGGAATTTGCCCCGAACCCCGAACAGCTCAAGATGGCGATCAAGGGGATCAAGGTGGCTGCACCTGGGATTCTGTAA
- a CDS encoding DUF1501 domain-containing protein, producing the protein MARAPLSCPGPLSRRDFLRIGALSLGMGAGVTPWKLEASADSDPDTAVILVWLPGGAPHMETYDLKLDAPLEYRGEFRPIRTNVPGIDVCEHLPLHAKIADKFAIIRSFHHTFSDHGGGHKRFLTGRDPFQPVGFVNDHPMVGSMVAKMREQHQAQVPNYVSIVDNGRSGIDVFSFGSAYLGPSVHPFTVVGDVSLPTFQVKNLNANDTQRTKLTERVSLLGQLDSMPNQLDPLRRGDAMDANRSRAMKLLMSEQAAVGFDLKREPAKVRERYGMHVYGQRALLARRLVEHGASFVSVVMENPTPTQGLPKDTCYNWDSHAVNCHLFTDSKFRLPYYDQAVTALIEDLYTRGLDRRVLLIVTGEFGRTPRITYANGRPGRDHWPQSMSMIVSGGGLRMGQVIGSTNSKGEHPKDRPMSPNDLWATMFRHLEIDYVHTNFIDNTGRPMPILPDGEPIRELI; encoded by the coding sequence ATGGCCCGCGCTCCCCTCTCCTGCCCCGGTCCGCTATCTCGTCGTGATTTTCTCCGAATCGGTGCTCTGTCACTCGGAATGGGTGCCGGTGTCACTCCTTGGAAGCTCGAGGCTTCCGCCGACAGCGACCCCGACACGGCGGTCATTCTCGTCTGGTTACCCGGTGGTGCTCCCCACATGGAGACCTACGATCTCAAACTAGACGCACCCTTGGAATATCGCGGGGAATTTCGCCCGATTCGCACCAATGTGCCTGGAATCGATGTCTGCGAACATTTACCGTTGCATGCGAAAATTGCCGACAAATTCGCCATTATTCGCTCATTCCACCACACGTTCTCCGATCACGGCGGCGGCCACAAGCGATTCCTCACGGGGCGCGATCCGTTCCAACCTGTCGGATTCGTGAATGATCACCCGATGGTTGGTTCCATGGTCGCCAAAATGCGTGAACAGCATCAAGCGCAGGTGCCGAATTACGTTTCGATTGTCGACAATGGTCGTTCCGGGATTGATGTGTTCTCCTTTGGGTCGGCGTATCTTGGCCCGTCCGTCCATCCGTTCACGGTGGTCGGCGATGTCAGTCTGCCCACATTCCAAGTCAAGAATCTCAATGCGAACGACACCCAACGCACCAAGTTGACCGAACGAGTGTCGCTGTTGGGCCAGTTGGATTCGATGCCAAACCAGCTCGATCCGTTGCGTCGTGGCGATGCCATGGATGCCAACCGTTCGCGCGCCATGAAGTTGCTCATGAGCGAACAGGCTGCGGTCGGGTTCGATTTGAAGCGGGAACCGGCGAAAGTTCGTGAACGCTACGGGATGCACGTATATGGCCAACGGGCCCTGCTCGCTCGGCGACTCGTCGAGCATGGCGCGAGTTTCGTCTCGGTGGTGATGGAGAACCCAACTCCGACGCAGGGATTGCCGAAAGACACCTGTTACAACTGGGATTCGCACGCGGTCAACTGCCACCTGTTCACGGATAGCAAATTCCGTCTTCCGTATTACGATCAAGCTGTGACAGCGTTGATCGAAGATTTGTACACACGGGGATTGGATCGCCGCGTTCTGCTGATTGTCACCGGCGAATTCGGTCGCACCCCGCGCATCACCTACGCCAACGGTCGGCCCGGTCGCGATCACTGGCCGCAATCGATGTCGATGATCGTTTCCGGCGGCGGCTTGCGAATGGGCCAAGTCATCGGCTCCACCAACTCCAAGGGCGAACACCCCAAGGACCGCCCCATGTCGCCGAACGATTTGTGGGCCACCATGTTCCGACATCTCGAAATCGATTATGTTCACACGAATTTTATTGACAATACCGGCCGGCCCATGCCAATCTTGCCAGACGGCGAACCGATTCGGGAATTGATCTAA
- a CDS encoding foldase protein PrsA encodes MIRSGIFNLDDSSGGIRMQSCLASRFRRLALRTVFSLGMLGCTASFAIAQAPTGASVPMAAAIVNGDSIFLDEIEAVLKQRPASIAPLTISQQRQARLEVLSGLIDDLLLRQFLKANGPKIEPAEVDKQLAALDAAQKTQGKTLADFYRESGQTETQVRNSILAMLQLTKYVKEKAPEEELKKYYQANKEYFDKITVRASHIVIRVPGNASKDDREQARKKLEGIRQTLNADPKEFGTLAKKHSQCPSAPKGGDIGFFTRKWMLDEQFAKAAFAMKVGDLSDVVETDFGYHIIQVTDRTAGMKSTFEASLDDVRDCYMEETRQNLIQQLRRSASISISLP; translated from the coding sequence ATGATTCGATCTGGGATCTTCAATCTGGACGACTCAAGCGGAGGGATTCGGATGCAGTCGTGCTTGGCCTCTCGATTTCGGCGGCTCGCGCTTCGGACGGTATTCTCGCTCGGAATGCTCGGATGCACAGCTTCGTTCGCCATCGCTCAAGCGCCAACGGGTGCGTCCGTTCCGATGGCGGCTGCGATCGTCAACGGGGATTCGATCTTTCTCGACGAGATTGAAGCGGTCCTCAAACAACGCCCCGCGTCGATTGCCCCGCTGACGATTTCGCAGCAACGGCAAGCGCGGCTCGAAGTGCTGTCGGGATTGATCGACGATTTGCTGCTTCGCCAGTTTCTCAAAGCGAATGGTCCGAAGATCGAACCAGCCGAAGTGGATAAGCAACTCGCGGCGCTGGATGCAGCCCAAAAGACACAGGGCAAAACCCTCGCCGATTTCTACCGCGAAAGCGGCCAAACCGAGACACAGGTTCGCAACAGCATTCTCGCAATGCTGCAATTGACCAAGTATGTCAAGGAAAAAGCTCCAGAAGAGGAGCTGAAGAAATACTACCAAGCGAACAAAGAATATTTCGACAAGATTACGGTCCGTGCGAGCCACATCGTCATTCGTGTGCCCGGAAATGCGTCCAAGGATGATCGCGAACAAGCCCGCAAAAAGCTGGAAGGGATTCGGCAAACGCTGAATGCCGACCCCAAAGAATTCGGTACGCTCGCCAAGAAGCATTCGCAGTGCCCCAGCGCACCGAAAGGCGGCGATATCGGCTTCTTCACGCGCAAATGGATGTTGGATGAACAGTTTGCAAAAGCCGCGTTCGCCATGAAAGTCGGCGATTTGAGCGATGTGGTTGAAACCGATTTTGGATATCACATCATTCAAGTCACCGATCGAACTGCCGGGATGAAAAGCACCTTCGAAGCAAGCCTGGACGACGTTCGAGATTGCTACATGGAAGAAACGCGGCAGAATCTGATTCAGCAACTGCGTCGCTCGGCTTCCATCTCGATCAGCCTGCCGTAA